In Cyclopterus lumpus isolate fCycLum1 chromosome 5, fCycLum1.pri, whole genome shotgun sequence, the genomic stretch ATACAAAAGGGATAAATGAGGCTTAATGAATGTAAAGGAAACATGCAAACAAGGGGATAAATGAGGCTTAATACATGTAAAGGAAACATGCAAACAAAGGGATAAATGAGGCTTAATACATGTAAAGGAAACATGCAAAGGGGGACAAATGAGGCTTAATACATGTAAAGGTAACATGCAAAGGGGGACAAATGAGGCTTAATACATGTAAAGGAAACATGCAAACAAAGGGGGAAAAATAACAAGGGAAATGCAAGCGTTGCTTTGAGGAATTCAAAAGCAGAAATTAAGAACAAACTGATTTTGGGTCTGTTATAAAATAGATAATTTTTGTTGTTTAACTGTGCAAACCCTAACTAGCTGCTGTGGAGCAGCTGGTTAGGAGTTGAGCAACGTTCTGCTCTCTCAGATAGCTGGAGGGCAAAGTCCAAACGTTCTCCACAAACTACCTGCATTCAGGTGTCACGTCTCCCTGTCTGTCGAGTCCAGACATGTGAATCGATGCACTCGTTTACTTCAAGCAGTCAAAtcagtgcgtgtgcgtgtcaaTTACATATTAATTTTGTAGGGACATTTTAGTGTGTTCCATTCGCACCAAGcttaacttatatatatatatatatatatatatatatatatatatatatatatatatttatatttttttaaaggaaggtGTTGCACTTAAAGCCGTGACTTGAAATTAATAAACTTTAATATCGGCCTTTCTTTGTTCTCTTTTCAAATAACCGGTTTGAACTGTGGACACAAAGGTGACTGAACTGCAAATGCTGCAGGCTTTGGATGGGATTTGACCCTCAATGCCCGTCAAATGCCAACGTTGGTGCTCTGCTAGCCGTGCAGGACCACACAATGATTCACGTGGCGGGAGTTAATTCAGCTGCGTGGCTGTTTTTGACCCCAGTGTGAACCTAATCCTGTCTCTGGCTGGTCATTcaggcccgtgtgtgtgtgtgtgcttggaaACAGAGTGCCCATCTTCCTGCTTACTGAGGACGCTTTCTCTTGCATCACGACCACATCTGGTTATTTAACCTGCAGCGCTTCCTGCATGCGTGTCTTTATAGCAAAGGTTTCTTTTAATCTCCGGGGCGAGTTTTTAGCTCATCGTAGGACATGACCAGCAACAAGAGGTTTGACATGGGCTGCGAAAAAGTGAAATTATTTGGATCAAAATTGAAGTTTGTGCAGTTTAGGAAGAATCCAAGTACCCTCGCGGTCAATGCGGCGCCGCAAATTCATCGTTATTAAGCCGACATGGTCGCGCGATGGGCCCTAAACGTTGCTGTAGCTCATGCGTTCAAATCGGTATAACGAGACTCGTTATGTTAACCtcagttgccccccccccctctctctctctttcctagCTGACATCAGCCTGGCCGAATGGGGGCGCAAGGCCGTCGACATCGCGGAGAACGAGATGCCCGGTCTGATGAAGATGAGGGAGATGTACGGTAAGACCAAGCCGCTGAAGGGCGCCCGCATCGCCGGCTGCCTCCACATGACCCTGCAGACCGCCGTGCTCATCGAGACCCTCACCGCCCTCGGAGCAGAGGTGAGATTTTTAGTAATAATCCTCCCGCTGATCATTTTTGAGTTTTACAGATCCAAAAACTAAACCCTGACTTTATTTTGAGAGGCCCATCGAATGAGACGAAGTCAAATGAGCGTCATCAGACCAGTTTAGTTCACTGGTGATCCTCCCAGTATATGGCCTGCCTAGCTAGAGTGCACTACAGCCGTAGTTACCGAGGGGGAGGGGTCAAGTTTATTGATCTGTTTGAACAAACtgggttttctctctctctccgtctcaagGCCGGCGTGTTCTGTTATCGTGTTGGTTTTTTATCTGTCTGACCAGGACTGGTTTCATCCTGCGGGAACCAGCAACCAGCAGCCTGAGAACCAACAGAATGAATAACctcagcccccctccccccttaaTGTACTCCACTTCTCTCCCTTTGGTGGCGGTGATATTCCTTAATTTAGTGTTGCTTAAAAATCTACCTTCATAACgccttttaaaacattttgcatGGTTCTTCGTATTCTAAAAAGTGATCTTTGAGTTGTGTCTTCGTGCTGAATGTCACGTTACAGTAGTGCTTAGTTTATGTTGACAACACTGGATGTTAAAAAATCACTTTTACATGCTTTTAGATTTCCTCGCGAAGATTTCTTTACAGCTACAGTGGCGAGTTTTGTAcactagatggcagcagagGGCCCACAATGCAACTCTTTCATTCCCTGTTAGTTTAGCGAGTTTGATCGTTTTATAATGACAACatcatgattattattgttaacgCACATCCTCCTGACGATGTCTTCGGATGCTTTCTGGTCATCGGCCATATTGTTGCATGTTATCTATGCAACAATATGGCTCTCAGACACTCATTTGAGCTTTTTAATTGTAGCTTCAAATTCACTGCCTCCCAAAAGCTTTTAATTTGATGAGAAAAATCCACACAAACTCGGTCAAACGATGAGAAGGAAGTCGGCTGCtgaggttctctctctctctctctctctctctctctctctctctctctctctctctctcctcccccccccccaggttcAGTGGTCGAGCTGCAACATCTTCTCCACTCAGGATCACGCTGCGGCCGCCATCGCCAAGACCGGCGTTCCAGGTAACGCACACCACCTGTGAACTGTCTGTGGAAGACGACACGACCAGGTCAACCAGTCAATAAATATCTTGGagatataatgtatattaattatttatttgactaCAAGGCTCcagataattatttttttatttttttttctccccaccGCTGCTCTGAAAAGTATTTTCTACCTCTCTGTCATCAAgtctaaatgttttacttttgttaTTGAAATCTAAATAACAAATTCAGGTGATTTAGAAAATtaagcagtaaaaaaaatctGCTTAAAGTCCTATATttgcagtaaaacaaaaaaaatatatatatattttgctatCTGGCCGtctcacctgtcactcaaagcagTCCAAtaaaccccccctccctccccctctgttGTGTAGTGTTTGCGTGGAAAGGCGAGACCGATGAGGAGTACGTGTGGTGCATCGAGCAGACGCTGTACTTCAAGGACGGCCAGCCCCTCAACATGATCCTGGACGACGGAGGAGACCTCACCAACATGGTCCACCAGAAGTACCCCAAGCTgctggcaggtgtgtgtgtgtgtgtgtgtgtgtgttgccagaGTTCTGTGACTCAGTGAGACCGCAAAGAAGATCCTCAGACCTCAACTGTTTGGTAGTTAACGGACGTAGAATCTCACTCTGTAACGTCAAAGTAAATGATTGAGCTGCGTGGACGAGATTTGGACACTAGATGGCGccagaggggcgggggggggggtcactcgAGGGGCCAACGATCCAAGACCTCGATGCCGATGGGTCTGTTAATGCTTTTATGCAATGAGTATATAggtgaccgtgtgtgtgtgttcaggtatCCGTGGCGTGTCGGAGGAGACGACCACAGGCGTCCACAACCTGTACAAGATGATGAAAAAGGGCGAGCTGAAGATGCCCGCCATCAACGTCAACGACTCCGTCACGAAGGTACGCAAACTTCCAACCCcctccactttaaaaaaaaaaaaaaaaaaaagcttgactAATATAAATAACGGTGTTTTCTTGTCGCCGCGTGCCCTCCAGAGTAAGTTCGACAACCTGTACGGCTGCAGGGAGAGCCTGATCGACGGCATCAAGAGGGCCACGGACGTGATGATCGCCGGCAAGGTCGCCGTGGTGGCGGGATACGGCGACGTGGGCAAAGGCTGCGTCCAGGCGCTGCGCGGCTTCGGCGCTCGCGTCATCGTCACCGAGATCGACCCCATCAACGCCCTGCAGGCGGCCATGGAGGGTACACGATGATCTAATTACGTCAAATATTAACGTTCAATTGgtccaaaaaaaagacagccaTGTTGTGGAGTTCTAGCTGCCCGTCTCTTGGTCCTCGGTataagctcctccccccccatctGTTGCTCCGCAGGCTACGAGGTCACCACCATGGACGAGGCGTCGAAGGAAGGAAACATCTTCGTCACCACCACCGGCTGCGAGGACATCATCCAGGGACAGTGAGTGAAATACAACTTTCCCTTTTTCCTAAGCTCGTATTCAGAGTGTCCGCGTgcttatagtgtgtgtgtgtgtgtgtgtgtgtgtgtgtgtgtgtgtgtccgaccTTTCAGTCACTTTGAGAACATGAAGGACGACGCCATCGTCTGTAACATCGGTCACTTTGACTGCGAGATCGACATCAGCTGGCTCAACAAGAACGCTGCTCTGAAGATCAACATCAAACCTCAGGTGGGAGACTTGAAACCGGACTGGACCGACACCCGAgctgccgggggggggggcgctaatcttcttcttcttcttcctcctcttcttcctcctcctcttcctcaggtcGATCGCTACCGTATGAAGAGCGGCCGTCACATCATCCTCCTGGCCGAGGGCAGACTGGTGAACCTGGGCTGTGCCATGGGACACCCGTCCTTCGTCATGAGCAACTCCTTCACcaaccaggtacacacacacacacacacacacacacagtagacacGTTGAAGTTCTCTTAAAGGAacacacttatttatttaaaaacttttttttttttattgcatttattaaatataaattgtGAAATTTGCTTTTCACAGAAATGTATATTAAGGgattctttttacattttaatttattttgtatatacttTTCACAGAGAATGTGACTATGGTGACAAGGGGGTGTAGTATTATGGGAAAAGGGTAGAATAAAGAAATCTTTCGCAACACTAATAAAGACCTCAACCAATCAGGTGGTGTGAAATGgacgtattaaaaaaaaaaatacactagtatacaacaacaacaacaacaacaacacgggaGGTCCCGTCTGAGCAAAGACGCAAAACTTTATTGCTTCTTCAAACCTTGACGAAGGcggttcttacctttcacaataaaagcccgagacGTATTCACTCAAAGGAAAATGAATTAAATGGTTTAACGGTGGTTTACCTCCTGGTGATCCTCATTAATCTATTCACACCTTTTATCAAAAGAGTCGTCACTGCCGGTATGAATTGTATTTCTCATTCCCATGTttactttatttcttttgtctttttctttcaggtTCTCGCTCAGATCGAGTTGTGGGAGAACACGGACAAATACCCCATCGGCGTCTACTTCTTGCCCaagcaggtcagaggtcacgctgtgtgtgtgtgtgttttgatgacTCAAACCTGCGGTTATCTCGGGTGTGGAGCCATTTATAACTAAGGGGTCTGAAgactttaccccccccccccgtgttcaGTGCCCCCAGATTTGATCTCGATCCCCGATAACAATCAGACCAAAGGAAcggttgttttttaaaagatgaaggCATTACGCAGCCGTCGCTCGAGtctctttatttaatttaaagaatGGGTCGACCGAGACGTCCGGATACGTTTCAGATGAACATCAAGCGGTGGCTTTAAAAACAGGAGGATGATGTCATCGTTGTTTCTTCTACTGATTTTAACGTTGATCTTGACATGAAGTGTATTATTTCACTTAAGTCTGAAccacgtgggggggggggggggggggtgtacagtGATCTATAACTGTCACTTCAAAGGAGGCGGGTCGTCAGGAGGGCATCGAAAGATTCAAATGAACCGGAGTCACTTAGTGCTTTGACATGAGCTGAATGTGcactttaaattatttttaccTTATTTCACAAGcttatattttttgttatttttaaaacaaattccagtgttttttattttaatgctttTCCTGTTTCTGAAACTAAAATATTTAAGAGTTGTGGACGTTTGGCCCGATCCTCGTGATATGAGACAATTCTCCATCCAtgagtaaaaacacatttgcagcCTCACTCACGACCGAAAGTGTTCTGGAGAAGTTTTTTGATGCCacttattattgttgttgttgttgttttttttcctgtctaaCATAACCAGTTATTCCCCAAACTCCATTTTCTGGGGAGCAtcttttatgcatttaaatgacaaaCCATCACGTCTCAGCCAGACGTTTTAAAAAGAGACGTTTGGTTCCGCTGGTTATTGAAAACGCATGTTAAAATGCAGATAAAGACGATAAAGAATTCTTCAACTTGCCCCGGAGACTCTCTGGAGGACCTCCAGAGAGTCTCCGGGGAGCCGGTCTTTGGGATCGGCCCACGAGACAGGAagtcctttccttttcttctttctaacggaacctttctctcctctggtcCAGTTGGACGAGCAGGTGGCGGCCGCCCACCTCGACAAGCTGGGGGTGAAGCTGACCAAGCTGACGGACAAGCAGGCCAAGTACCTGGGTCTGCCCGCCGAGGGGCCCTTCAAACCGGACCACTACCGCTACTGAGAGCCACGTCGGAGGGTGGGGCTGGTTTTGGGTGTTTGGAGCACATGGCCAAGTTACgcttttgggttttggactCTTAAATGTCAACGTTTCAGTAAAACCTGGGGGACGCTTCTCCTGAGTgtgtccccctccccctcttttaAAATGGCCGCTTCATCTCGGTGTGAAACCAAAAACCGCCTTCAGTtcgtctcctctttctttctcctcgtctcctctttctttctcctcgtctcctctttcctcgtctcctctttcctttctcctcgtctcctctttcctttctgaAACATTGAGTGCTGCTGTGGCCGCTTAAAGAGAATTCCCCTCGTTTGTCATTCCCTCTCAATAATGGACTATAAATGAACCccgatatttttattttctttcatgttttattttattttttgtattttttttttaaattttttggaTGAATCAAGGTTCTGTGTCCAGCGGCCATGTTCTAGAAGGTTCTCCTCAACGCTGCCCTGTGTTAGCACTTAAAGAAAGCTGGACCCGGACTGAGGAGGCGCtcttattcattctttttttaaaattttttttattgtgatttttattttttaatttaatttgacttaAAGGGCCAGACGCCTCCCCGGTTCTCCTGTTCTCACTGTAGCCAATCAGGCTGGCGTTGACGCGGTGGTCACGGTGCTCAGCGGTTAGCGTCCTGCTGCTCGGCGACGGATTCAAACTGTCGAATAAAAGAAACTAGACTCGTGACTCTGGACTGTTTCTCctctgtatgtttttattttaaatttaagatGCTCTTTATTTCTTCTCTCCGCCAGTTAAACGTGACGCTTGTCGTAATGAACTTTATTACAACAAATAATGACTCACTGGAGGTTTTAAAAGGGGCTCAGATGGGTCTTTATGTATTCAgtgatttttaaatacatgacGGTTCTTTCTGATTGAAGACATGCTCGCGGTGATGTCTTCCAGTAACCTGCCCGCCGTCCTCTGGGGACTGAAGAGGCATTAACCCTTTAAAAGGACCCATGTGGTCAGCTGCAGggggaatatttatttattaatcatgTGTCTCATAACTAAGTTTAAATAATCCTCTATAAATGTATTCCATCCATACCGGCGTTCTAATTAAGTCCCCGCTGCACCACCAACGGGGGGGTAAGAAGCcagaaccttttattttatttttatgaatgagGATGGGGGATGGGGAGAGCTGTTGCGCAACATGCCAGATGTAGCCGTTATTCCAGTTATGGTCTGGAGGCTGCGTGTGTcttaaagcttgtttttattcTCAAGATGAAGTCATAAACGAGGTCCTGAAGACGTCCATGAACTCACCGCGTTCCTCATACGGAGACCAAAGAACAacgtatacaaaaaaaagaatgagcaGATATAAAGTTATAGGGATGGATCGTTTCCCAgtaatatagatgtgtgtatatatagacattacatatacacaaatgtgtatatatacacacatacatatatacacatatgtatgtctaagataagataatcctttattagtccctcagtggggtaATTACAGggttacagcagcattgctcacagtaataagtaaaaaacaagtagtataataacagatttaagataaaagagtaaaaacaagaagaatattatatatacagacggagtagaaatagaataaagtgtataaaataaattaaaaaaaatacttaaacgtattagtgttgcacaactgggctaaagtgctgttcagtgcgaagtccaaagtgttcaagtgtttgtggccaactgggagctcagcttgttgtgcagcctgacagcagccagGACCCCTCCCCCAGAcacggggatgaatcagccggtggctgaaggagctatacatatatacacaaatatgtatgtgtatatatatatatacatatatgtgttgTGAATATTGTTATAAagatatgtttatatattaatatatacatatatgttaatataaatattaatatacatataatatatattaataattatgtttCATGTTATTTCGATTATTAgacttattatatatatattttttatatatatgtgtatatatacatatgtgtatatatatgtatgtgtatatatatatatatatatatacacatacatatatacatgtatatatacgtatgtgtatatatatgtatgtgtatatatatgtatgtgtatatatatatatatatgtatatatatacacatacatatatatatatgtgtatatatatacacatgtgtatgtatatgtgtatatatatatatatatat encodes the following:
- the ahcy gene encoding adenosylhomocysteinase isoform X1; amino-acid sequence: MSEKLAYKVADISLAEWGRKAVDIAENEMPGLMKMREMYGKTKPLKGARIAGCLHMTLQTAVLIETLTALGAEVQWSSCNIFSTQDHAAAAIAKTGVPVFAWKGETDEEYVWCIEQTLYFKDGQPLNMILDDGGDLTNMVHQKYPKLLAGIRGVSEETTTGVHNLYKMMKKGELKMPAINVNDSVTKSKFDNLYGCRESLIDGIKRATDVMIAGKVAVVAGYGDVGKGCVQALRGFGARVIVTEIDPINALQAAMEGYEVTTMDEASKEGNIFVTTTGCEDIIQGHHFENMKDDAIVCNIGHFDCEIDISWLNKNAALKINIKPQVGDLKPDWTDTRAAGGGGANLLLLLPPLLPPPLPQVDRYRMKSGRHIILLAEGRLVNLGCAMGHPSFVMSNSFTNQVLAQIELWENTDKYPIGVYFLPKQLDEQVAAAHLDKLGVKLTKLTDKQAKYLGLPAEGPFKPDHYRY
- the ahcy gene encoding adenosylhomocysteinase isoform X2, giving the protein MPGLMKMREMYGKTKPLKGARIAGCLHMTLQTAVLIETLTALGAEVQWSSCNIFSTQDHAAAAIAKTGVPVFAWKGETDEEYVWCIEQTLYFKDGQPLNMILDDGGDLTNMVHQKYPKLLAGIRGVSEETTTGVHNLYKMMKKGELKMPAINVNDSVTKSKFDNLYGCRESLIDGIKRATDVMIAGKVAVVAGYGDVGKGCVQALRGFGARVIVTEIDPINALQAAMEGYEVTTMDEASKEGNIFVTTTGCEDIIQGHHFENMKDDAIVCNIGHFDCEIDISWLNKNAALKINIKPQVGDLKPDWTDTRAAGGGGANLLLLLPPLLPPPLPQVDRYRMKSGRHIILLAEGRLVNLGCAMGHPSFVMSNSFTNQVLAQIELWENTDKYPIGVYFLPKQLDEQVAAAHLDKLGVKLTKLTDKQAKYLGLPAEGPFKPDHYRY
- the ahcy gene encoding adenosylhomocysteinase isoform X3, which codes for MSEKLAYKVADISLAEWGRKAVDIAENEMPGLMKMREMYGKTKPLKGARIAGCLHMTLQTAVLIETLTALGAEVQWSSCNIFSTQDHAAAAIAKTGVPVFAWKGETDEEYVWCIEQTLYFKDGQPLNMILDDGGDLTNMVHQKYPKLLAGIRGVSEETTTGVHNLYKMMKKGELKMPAINVNDSVTKSKFDNLYGCRESLIDGIKRATDVMIAGKVAVVAGYGDVGKGCVQALRGFGARVIVTEIDPINALQAAMEGYEVTTMDEASKEGNIFVTTTGCEDIIQGHHFENMKDDAIVCNIGHFDCEIDISWLNKNAALKINIKPQVDRYRMKSGRHIILLAEGRLVNLGCAMGHPSFVMSNSFTNQVLAQIELWENTDKYPIGVYFLPKQLDEQVAAAHLDKLGVKLTKLTDKQAKYLGLPAEGPFKPDHYRY